AGCATTGATTGTTGTTCATGGGACGGAGTGAAATGCGACAATGTGACTGGTCATGTAATCGGCGTCGATCTTAGTCAGAGTTGCCTTGTTGGTTCTCTCTTTGCAAACAACAGCCTCTTTCAACTTCACAATCTCCAATGGCTTGACTTGAGCTCCAACAACCTCAGAGGCTCTCTTCTTGAGAACACCAGCAGCTTGTTTCACTTTCATGGCCTCCAACGACTCAACCTTGCTGATAATGATTTCAATGGCACCATCTCATCAAAGTTATTTAGCCAGTTGGTGAGTTTAACCCATCTTAATATCGCTGGTAATGGCTTAATCTCGAGATTTGATGTCCAAGGTTTTGACATGCTTGTAACAAACTTGACCAAATTAAGAAACCTTGTACTTAATGGTCTTGATATGTCTGATGTTGCACTTACTTCCTTTCTAAACTTGTCTTCATCCCTTGAACATTTGAGTCTCTCACATTGTCAATTACATGGGGAATTTCCAATTCAAGTTTCTCAGCTTCCAAACCTCAAATATTTAGATTTAAGCGAGAATGAAAATCTCACAGGTTATCTCCCTAACACAAACTGGAGTACTGGCCTTGAGTTGTTGGACCTTTCCCATTGTGGTTTTAGGGGGCCAATTCC
Above is a genomic segment from Gossypium arboreum isolate Shixiya-1 chromosome 8, ASM2569848v2, whole genome shotgun sequence containing:
- the LOC128296676 gene encoding receptor-like protein Cf-9 produces the protein MGILCLVLVVLQLSWSLSFSVPPPSFHLCLPHQRDALLHFKTTISVDCYFNYDSDYQDPYPRIDIESWSKSIDCCSWDGVKCDNVTGHVIGVDLSQSCLVGSLFANNSLFQLHNLQWLDLSSNNLRGSLLENTSSLFHFHGLQRLNLADNDFNGTISSKLFSQLVSLTHLNIAGNGLISRFDVQGFDMLVTNLTKLRNLVLNGLDMSDVALTSFLNLSSSLEHLSLSHCQLHGEFPIQVSQLPNLKYLDLSENENLTGYLPNTNWSTGLELLDLSHCGFRGPIPATFGNLTKIIFVYLQRNSLEGQIPDVFGDL